In Nitratireductor thuwali, a genomic segment contains:
- a CDS encoding WGR domain-containing protein: MQKTLSEHLLFRIDTTCNMARFYCLSIEPSLFGDAALVRQWGRIGTRGRAMVDLYRSEAEARQAFERLLAAKQKRGYRLDAGRHHAA; encoded by the coding sequence ATGCAGAAAACGCTGTCCGAGCATCTTCTTTTTCGAATCGATACCACCTGCAATATGGCACGCTTTTATTGCCTGTCCATAGAACCAAGCCTGTTCGGCGATGCCGCTCTGGTGCGCCAATGGGGGCGGATCGGCACGCGCGGCAGGGCGATGGTCGATCTTTATCGCAGCGAGGCCGAAGCCCGCCAGGCTTTCGAGCGGCTGCTCGCGGCCAAGCAGAAGCGCGGATACCGGCTGGATGCCGGAAGGCATCACGCCGCCTGA
- the repC gene encoding plasmid replication protein RepC, whose product MTDSFAVSPFGGRGLARAQFALNEQILNARKAAGGPGGGVAGQGDSRRSKVVEDKWKLIRAVTEAKAALGLSDRTVAVLEALMSFYPERRLDLARPLIVFPSNAELSLRSRGMAPATLRRHLACLVETRMVLRRDSANGKRFACRNDKGEVEAAFGFDLAPLVMRAGEILRLAEEARQEAAAIRMLRAEITIHLRDMSAILKAAQEEGRAEAGGLAAEFEALSGRLGRNTPRAELSRRRDALLSLRARLEAEFLAESPGQAVETNLNTPETSSNAPEISRKSPKMSANDAQNERHIEGSESEYPLTNKPVDFEMRDRSDSASSPEVDSCQPARPNPSVEPVDLTLVLSACPQIRDYAPNGIAGWRDLAAAADLVRSMLGISGSAWERARRVLGQAGAAAAVAAILERIDQIQSPGGYLRGLTARAEIGDFSLKPMLSALAVRGLRERLCPGQAA is encoded by the coding sequence ATGACGGACAGTTTTGCCGTCTCGCCATTCGGCGGGCGAGGGTTGGCGCGTGCGCAATTTGCACTGAACGAGCAGATACTCAATGCCAGGAAGGCTGCCGGGGGACCTGGCGGCGGCGTGGCAGGGCAGGGCGATTCGCGCCGGAGCAAGGTCGTCGAGGACAAGTGGAAGCTGATCCGGGCGGTGACCGAGGCCAAGGCGGCGCTCGGCCTTTCCGATCGCACCGTCGCCGTTCTGGAAGCGCTTATGAGCTTTTATCCCGAGCGGCGGCTTGACCTCGCCCGGCCGCTGATCGTCTTTCCCTCCAACGCCGAATTGTCGCTCCGGAGCAGGGGCATGGCGCCGGCCACGCTGCGCCGTCATCTGGCCTGCCTGGTGGAAACGCGCATGGTGCTGCGCCGCGACAGCGCCAACGGCAAGCGCTTTGCCTGCCGCAACGACAAGGGCGAGGTGGAGGCGGCCTTCGGCTTCGACCTGGCGCCGCTGGTCATGCGGGCCGGCGAGATCCTGCGGTTGGCCGAGGAGGCGCGGCAGGAGGCGGCGGCGATCCGCATGCTGCGCGCCGAGATCACCATCCATCTGCGGGACATGTCGGCGATCCTGAAGGCGGCGCAGGAGGAGGGCAGGGCCGAAGCTGGCGGCCTTGCCGCCGAATTCGAGGCCCTTTCGGGCCGGCTCGGCCGCAACACGCCGCGGGCCGAACTATCGCGCCGCAGGGACGCGCTCCTCTCGCTGCGGGCCCGTTTGGAGGCTGAATTCCTGGCTGAAAGCCCGGGTCAGGCCGTGGAAACGAACTTAAACACCCCCGAAACGAGCTCAAACGCCCCGGAGATCAGCCGAAAATCACCGAAAATGAGCGCCAATGACGCGCAAAATGAGCGCCATATAGAGGGTTCAGAGTCAGAATATCCTTTAACAAATAAGCCAGTTGATTTTGAAATGCGCGACCGCAGCGACAGCGCCTCCTCCCCGGAAGTTGACAGCTGTCAACCGGCAAGGCCGAACCCATCAGTCGAGCCGGTCGACCTGACGCTCGTCCTGTCGGCCTGCCCCCAAATCAGGGATTATGCGCCCAACGGCATTGCCGGCTGGCGGGATCTGGCGGCGGCGGCCGATCTTGTCCGATCGATGCTGGGCATATCGGGCAGCGCCTGGGAAAGAGCACGGCGCGTGCTGGGGCAGGCCGGCGCGGCGGCGGCGGTCGCGGCGATCCTCGAACGCATCGACCAGATCCAATCGCCCGGCGGATATCTGCGCGGGCTGACGGCGCGGGCGGAGATCGGCGATTTCTCGCTGAAGCCGATGCTTTCGGCCCTGGCCGTGCGCGGCCTGCGGGAACGGCTGTGCCCGGGTCAGGCGGCGTGA
- a CDS encoding ABC transporter ATP-binding protein produces MTSTAQIEFENVQKHYGQFHALKDINLRIDKGKFVALVGPSGCGKSTLLRSLAGLESISSGTLRIAGEKMNDVPPRRRDIAMVFQSYALYPHMTVRDNLTYSMRLKGVPKNGREKAAREVAAITGLGDLLDRYPRQLSGGQRQRVAMGRAIIRHPKAFLFDEPLSNLDAALRVQMRKEIRALHDRLGATSVYVTHDQVEAMTMADHVVVMRNGVIEQQGAPLQLYDRPANRFVAGFIGSPAMNFVEAAVTASGDALALDGFDGALVPVARRLEPGRKVLAGLRPEHLALGDPDKSPIRVPVSTVEFTGAASYLSSSTEPELTIFHAGRTEVRPGDSVGLSIAPDFVHLFDPGTGQGVD; encoded by the coding sequence ATGACTTCGACGGCGCAGATCGAGTTCGAGAACGTGCAGAAGCACTATGGGCAGTTCCACGCGCTCAAGGACATCAACCTCAGGATCGACAAGGGGAAGTTCGTGGCCCTTGTCGGCCCTTCCGGATGCGGGAAGTCCACGCTTCTGCGCTCGCTGGCGGGGCTCGAATCCATCTCCAGCGGCACGCTGAGAATTGCCGGCGAAAAGATGAACGATGTGCCGCCGCGCCGCCGCGACATCGCGATGGTGTTCCAGTCCTACGCGCTCTATCCGCATATGACGGTTCGCGACAACCTCACCTATTCCATGCGGCTGAAGGGCGTGCCGAAGAACGGCCGCGAAAAGGCCGCGCGCGAAGTGGCGGCGATCACCGGACTGGGCGATCTGCTGGACCGTTACCCGCGCCAGCTTTCCGGCGGGCAGCGCCAGCGCGTCGCGATGGGCCGGGCGATCATCCGCCACCCCAAGGCGTTCCTCTTCGACGAGCCCTTGTCGAATCTCGACGCGGCCTTGCGCGTGCAGATGCGGAAGGAAATCCGCGCGCTGCACGACCGGCTGGGCGCCACCTCGGTCTATGTCACCCACGACCAGGTGGAGGCGATGACGATGGCCGATCATGTGGTGGTGATGCGCAACGGCGTGATCGAGCAGCAGGGCGCACCGCTCCAGCTCTACGACCGCCCCGCCAACCGCTTCGTGGCCGGCTTCATCGGCTCACCAGCCATGAATTTTGTGGAGGCGGCGGTCACGGCCTCTGGCGATGCGCTGGCGCTGGACGGATTTGACGGCGCCCTCGTGCCGGTGGCCCGCAGACTGGAACCAGGCCGGAAAGTTCTGGCCGGCCTGCGCCCGGAACATCTTGCTCTCGGCGATCCTGACAAGAGCCCGATCCGGGTGCCTGTCTCGACCGTCGAGTTCACGGGAGCCGCAAGCTATCTTTCCTCCTCCACGGAACCGGAGCTGACGATCTTCCATGCAGGCCGCACCGAGGTGCGACCGGGCGACAGCGTGGGCTTGAGCATTGCGCCGGATTTCGTCCATCTCTTCGACCCCGGCACCGGACAAGGCGTGGACTGA
- the repA gene encoding plasmid partitioning protein RepA, with product MALEDTANPVAGSPAADETIAADAALLSEQLRALRDRLFAPTSNKVLRTFTSGEAARLIGVSDGYLRQLSIAGEGPQPDTGPGGRRFYSLADINALRQHLAAQARLKGNHAKARSYVKWRDPRSEHLQVIAVTNFKGGSGKTTTSAHLAQHLALEGYRVLAVDLDPQASMSALFGYQPEIDLTGNDTLYGAIRYDEERRPLSQIIRRTYFDGLDIVPGNLELHEFEHTTPRMLADRQSGSGAGSGADDFFFARIQTALASVADDYDIVVIDCPPQLGFLTLSALCAATSVIVTVHPQMLDVASMSQFLYMTADLLSVVRSAGGTLNFDFLRYLITRYEPNDGPQTQIVGFLRSQFGERVLTAPMVKSTAISDAGLTKQTLYEVGRDNFTRTTYDRAMEALTAVNVEVEALLRTAWGRDGGREGSAA from the coding sequence ATGGCATTGGAAGACACCGCGAACCCGGTGGCCGGAAGTCCGGCGGCGGACGAGACGATCGCGGCCGACGCGGCCTTGCTGTCCGAACAGTTGCGCGCGCTGCGCGACCGGCTTTTCGCGCCGACGTCGAACAAGGTGCTGCGCACCTTCACGAGCGGCGAGGCGGCAAGGCTGATCGGCGTCTCCGACGGCTATCTGCGCCAGTTGTCGATTGCCGGCGAGGGTCCGCAGCCCGACACCGGACCCGGCGGGCGGCGCTTTTATTCGCTGGCCGACATCAACGCGCTGCGCCAGCATCTGGCGGCGCAGGCCCGCCTCAAGGGTAACCACGCCAAGGCCCGCTCCTATGTGAAGTGGCGCGACCCGCGGAGCGAGCATCTGCAGGTGATCGCGGTGACCAATTTCAAGGGCGGCTCCGGCAAGACCACGACAAGCGCCCATCTGGCGCAGCATCTGGCGCTGGAGGGTTATCGCGTGCTGGCCGTCGATCTCGACCCGCAGGCCTCCATGTCGGCGCTCTTCGGCTATCAGCCGGAGATCGACCTTACCGGCAACGACACGCTCTACGGCGCGATCCGCTATGACGAGGAGCGCCGGCCGCTTTCGCAGATCATTCGCAGGACCTATTTCGACGGGCTCGACATCGTGCCCGGCAATCTCGAACTGCACGAGTTCGAGCACACGACGCCGCGCATGCTGGCCGACCGGCAATCAGGGTCGGGGGCCGGATCGGGGGCCGACGATTTCTTCTTCGCCCGCATCCAGACAGCCCTCGCCTCGGTGGCCGACGATTACGACATCGTCGTCATCGATTGCCCGCCGCAGCTCGGCTTCCTCACCCTGTCGGCCCTGTGCGCGGCCACCTCGGTCATCGTGACGGTGCATCCGCAGATGCTGGACGTGGCCTCCATGAGCCAATTCCTCTACATGACCGCCGATCTTCTATCGGTGGTGCGCTCGGCCGGCGGCACGCTCAATTTCGATTTCCTGCGCTACCTCATCACCCGATACGAGCCCAATGACGGGCCGCAGACGCAGATCGTCGGCTTTCTGCGCTCCCAGTTCGGCGAGCGCGTGCTGACGGCGCCGATGGTGAAATCCACCGCCATCTCCGATGCCGGCCTGACCAAGCAGACGCTCTACGAGGTGGGCCGGGACAATTTCACCCGCACGACCTATGACCGCGCCATGGAGGCGTTGACAGCTGTCAACGTCGAGGTGGAGGCGCTGCTGCGCACGGCCTGGGGTCGTGACGGGGGCCGCGAGGGGAGCGCTGCATGA
- a CDS encoding sugar phosphate isomerase/epimerase family protein encodes MSDPAKAIRIGTMIKATDGKAAENIAAIADLGFESLEPFFWQTTGDQNLAELGKRCREAIGDRDITISTLGMFGNPLEDRPLDRDTLEGWKKCIDNAHHFGATCVAGFTGRVRGKPIEESLPRYREIWSELARRAADRGVKIAFENCAMDGNWQTGDWNIAHNPDAWELIFNETPDDNIGLEWEPCHQMVYLIDPLPQIRKWASKIFHVHGKDATIRWDVIREHGIFGKHAHVFMRTPGFGDSNWTDIISELRLAGWSGSIDIEGWHDPVYRDALEMTGQVRALEYLKQCRGGEFVAAA; translated from the coding sequence GTGAGCGATCCAGCCAAGGCCATCCGCATAGGCACCATGATCAAGGCTACCGACGGCAAGGCGGCCGAGAATATCGCGGCCATCGCCGATCTCGGCTTCGAGAGCTTGGAGCCCTTCTTCTGGCAGACCACTGGGGACCAGAACCTGGCGGAGCTTGGCAAGCGCTGCCGCGAGGCCATCGGCGATCGCGACATCACCATTTCCACCCTCGGCATGTTCGGCAATCCGCTGGAGGACCGGCCGCTCGACCGGGACACCCTCGAAGGCTGGAAGAAGTGCATCGACAACGCCCACCACTTCGGCGCCACCTGCGTGGCGGGCTTCACCGGCCGCGTCCGTGGCAAGCCGATCGAGGAAAGCCTGCCGCGCTATCGCGAGATCTGGTCCGAGCTTGCCAGGCGCGCGGCCGACCGGGGCGTGAAGATCGCCTTCGAGAACTGCGCCATGGACGGCAACTGGCAGACGGGCGACTGGAACATCGCCCACAATCCGGACGCCTGGGAACTGATCTTCAACGAGACGCCGGACGACAATATCGGGCTCGAATGGGAGCCCTGCCACCAGATGGTCTATCTGATCGACCCGCTGCCGCAGATCCGCAAATGGGCAAGCAAGATCTTCCACGTGCACGGCAAGGACGCGACGATCCGATGGGACGTGATCCGCGAGCACGGCATCTTCGGCAAGCACGCTCATGTCTTCATGCGCACGCCGGGCTTCGGCGACAGCAACTGGACCGACATCATCTCCGAACTCCGGCTCGCCGGCTGGAGCGGCTCCATCGACATCGAGGGCTGGCACGACCCGGTCTACCGCGATGCGCTGGAGATGACGGGGCAGGTGCGCGCACTCGAATATCTCAAGCAATGCCGCGGGGGCGAGTTCGTCGCCGCCGCATGA
- a CDS encoding carbohydrate ABC transporter permease yields the protein MKKYILLALAILFVAVYLFPLYWMYVTALKPSSEIFQFPPTFWPQDPQFDVADVWTRLQMDRFLTNSLIIAVGTSAIIVAVGTGCAYALARVRSVWMDIALFAILMMQVLPSSLMITPIFVAFSQVGLLEYPRLAVILAQAAKSLPLYIVLCRTAFMQVPRELEEAALVDGNSRIGAFFGVAIPLARNGILVTSVLIFLHAFGEYVYSRSLIGERALQPATVGLQSFMGPNTSDWSGVMTYSAIYVTPILIIFVLLQRRIVSGLTAGALK from the coding sequence ATGAAAAAATACATTCTCCTCGCCCTGGCCATCCTTTTCGTCGCGGTCTACCTGTTCCCGCTCTACTGGATGTATGTCACGGCCCTGAAGCCCAGCTCGGAGATATTCCAGTTTCCGCCGACCTTCTGGCCGCAAGACCCGCAGTTCGACGTCGCCGATGTCTGGACCCGGCTGCAGATGGACCGGTTCCTCACCAATTCGCTCATCATCGCAGTGGGCACCTCGGCCATTATCGTGGCGGTCGGCACGGGCTGCGCCTATGCGCTCGCCCGGGTGCGCTCGGTCTGGATGGACATCGCCCTCTTCGCCATCCTCATGATGCAGGTCCTGCCTTCCTCGCTGATGATCACGCCGATCTTCGTGGCCTTCAGCCAGGTGGGGCTTCTCGAATACCCCCGGCTTGCAGTCATCCTGGCGCAAGCCGCCAAATCGCTGCCGCTCTACATCGTGCTCTGCCGCACGGCCTTCATGCAGGTGCCCAGGGAGCTCGAGGAGGCGGCCCTCGTCGACGGCAATTCGCGCATCGGTGCCTTCTTCGGCGTCGCCATACCGCTGGCGCGCAACGGCATCCTGGTCACCAGCGTGCTCATCTTCCTTCATGCCTTCGGCGAGTATGTCTATTCGCGCTCGCTGATCGGCGAGCGGGCGCTGCAGCCGGCCACCGTCGGCTTGCAGTCCTTCATGGGGCCGAACACCAGCGACTGGTCCGGCGTGATGACCTATTCGGCGATCTACGTGACCCCCATCCTCATCATCTTCGTGCTGCTGCAGCGGCGCATCGTCAGCGGCCTCACCGCGGGAGCCTTGAAATGA
- a CDS encoding carbohydrate ABC transporter permease encodes MVRFWRSLRDGSSFDAVLVWLALGYLIVFSAFPLIYNIVISLQTVDLFSIASLNRPFVGLQNYREVLSQPIAGLVFWNTLQFVVLSIVFQLCIGFGLALFFQQDFPGASYLRGLFLAGWIMPALVIGAVWSWILAGDFGVLNYWLRSLGLIDQNIFWLSDPSVSLYSVIIANIWLGVPFNMILLSVGLAAIPHDVYEAAELDGATAWQRFRTITLPLMRAPLGAVISLGVIFTLQQFDLFAALTQGGPSNASNVAQYWSWQLSFQTYQISYGSVVSVLMIVFVIGVAAIYTRSTRHEQAA; translated from the coding sequence ATGGTGCGTTTCTGGCGTTCCCTGCGCGATGGAAGCAGCTTCGATGCCGTCCTGGTCTGGCTGGCGCTCGGCTATCTCATCGTCTTTTCCGCCTTTCCGCTGATCTACAACATCGTCATTTCGCTCCAGACGGTGGACCTCTTCTCGATTGCCTCCTTGAACCGGCCCTTTGTCGGCCTGCAGAACTACCGGGAGGTGCTCTCCCAGCCGATCGCGGGACTGGTCTTCTGGAACACGCTGCAGTTCGTCGTGCTGTCGATCGTCTTTCAGCTTTGCATCGGCTTCGGCCTTGCACTCTTCTTCCAGCAGGATTTTCCAGGCGCCTCCTATCTGCGCGGCCTGTTCCTGGCGGGCTGGATCATGCCGGCGCTGGTGATTGGCGCAGTGTGGAGCTGGATTCTCGCCGGCGATTTCGGCGTGCTGAATTACTGGCTGCGATCATTGGGCCTCATCGACCAGAACATCTTCTGGCTCTCGGACCCGAGCGTCTCGCTCTATTCCGTGATCATTGCCAATATCTGGCTCGGCGTTCCCTTCAACATGATCCTGCTTTCCGTCGGCCTTGCCGCCATCCCCCACGATGTCTATGAGGCGGCGGAGCTCGACGGCGCCACCGCCTGGCAGCGCTTCCGCACCATCACGCTTCCGCTCATGCGGGCGCCGCTGGGCGCCGTCATCTCGCTCGGCGTCATCTTCACGTTGCAGCAGTTCGATCTGTTCGCGGCACTCACCCAGGGCGGACCTTCCAACGCCTCCAACGTGGCACAGTACTGGTCCTGGCAGCTTTCCTTCCAGACCTACCAGATCTCCTATGGCAGCGTGGTCTCGGTGCTGATGATCGTCTTCGTCATAGGCGTGGCGGCGATTTATACCCGCTCCACCCGGCATGAGCAGGCGGCCTGA
- a CDS encoding ABC transporter substrate-binding protein, translating into MRLTIALTAVGLLATTVIASAQEVELDLWTIDDPGEYHYVLAEEFMKEHPNIKINVRTVQFRDMVNDLARAVATGSGPDITYIDNPEVALFASRGLLLDLKPHIEKSEIVKEEDIYPGPLASVTWEGGIYGLPRGANTIALYYNADKFREAGLDPDNPPGTWDQLYEAAKALTKPDQNVYGLAFSAVASEEGTFQFLPWLQMTGGNYDNVATEGGAKALNFWKRLIDERLASPDTLIRSQWDSTGTFNTGSAAMAISGPWELPRMSQEAKFEYRAALLPVPEEGAERASALGEGDNVILANTDNPDEAFQFVEFLYAQMPRVWNEFGYLPASQVEVKDPKNPEIYAVFEESMKYARNRGPHPEWPRISKAIQQAIQSTLTGQAEAGAALEAAQQQIDQVLGK; encoded by the coding sequence ATGAGACTGACGATTGCGCTGACGGCCGTCGGGCTTCTGGCCACGACGGTTATTGCTTCCGCCCAGGAGGTGGAGCTCGATCTTTGGACGATCGACGATCCGGGCGAGTACCACTACGTGCTGGCCGAGGAGTTCATGAAGGAGCACCCGAACATCAAGATCAATGTTCGCACGGTGCAGTTCCGCGACATGGTGAACGACCTCGCCCGGGCGGTCGCGACCGGCTCCGGGCCCGACATCACCTATATCGACAATCCGGAAGTCGCGCTCTTCGCCTCCCGCGGACTGCTTCTCGACCTCAAGCCCCATATCGAGAAATCGGAGATCGTGAAGGAGGAGGATATCTATCCCGGGCCCCTCGCCTCGGTCACCTGGGAAGGCGGCATCTACGGCCTGCCGCGCGGCGCCAACACGATTGCGCTCTACTACAACGCGGACAAGTTCCGCGAGGCGGGGCTCGACCCTGACAACCCGCCCGGTACCTGGGATCAGCTCTACGAGGCGGCCAAGGCGCTGACCAAGCCCGACCAGAATGTCTACGGCCTCGCCTTTTCGGCCGTGGCGAGCGAGGAAGGCACTTTCCAGTTCCTGCCGTGGCTGCAGATGACGGGCGGCAACTACGACAATGTGGCCACCGAAGGCGGGGCCAAGGCGCTGAATTTCTGGAAGCGCCTGATCGACGAGCGGCTCGCCTCCCCCGACACGCTGATCCGCAGCCAGTGGGATTCCACCGGCACTTTCAACACCGGCAGCGCCGCCATGGCGATCTCCGGCCCGTGGGAGCTGCCGCGCATGAGCCAGGAGGCGAAGTTCGAGTACCGCGCCGCCCTCCTGCCCGTGCCGGAGGAAGGGGCCGAGCGTGCTTCGGCGCTCGGCGAAGGCGACAATGTGATCCTCGCCAACACGGACAATCCGGATGAAGCGTTCCAATTCGTCGAGTTTCTCTATGCGCAGATGCCGCGCGTGTGGAACGAGTTCGGCTATCTCCCCGCTTCGCAAGTCGAGGTGAAGGATCCGAAGAACCCGGAGATCTACGCCGTGTTCGAGGAGAGCATGAAGTATGCCCGCAACCGCGGTCCCCATCCCGAATGGCCGCGCATTTCCAAGGCGATCCAGCAGGCGATCCAGTCGACGCTCACCGGTCAGGCGGAGGCTGGCGCCGCGCTGGAAGCGGCTCAGCAGCAGATAGACCAGGTTCTGGGAAAATAG
- a CDS encoding RHE_PE00001 family protein → MAYESLVLDHPDLLSPLARAEDGLARLDERIDRSSRGEGFLLRRDFADAVAACWLEGELVHMEDLVLHDGRLDVRSPSHELTRAHAILRKRRRIAAEPPDWATAPAGLALLQAREEGTAPPLPERTAPPDPAAMPADRDDALAEELAEIDAVLARTNRLLAARDGEGDPAMQAARWPLTPGQARSGAGEAADFAGDFSGPGAASIDALIRDGDRDERGLLADWHARLSAIEGSRLPPVLMAFHAWEAWQALQPLERQSWLGNLLVAAFLRKSGKTRHLFSLAAALREIPREQRMSRKAPARCHAFFDALSAGALAGLREIDRLELAAAQFERRLRGRRKSSRLPRLVELILSRPIVSAGMIADELKITQRAALNLIGELGPREITGRGRYRAWAVL, encoded by the coding sequence ATGGCTTACGAATCTCTCGTTCTCGACCATCCGGACCTCCTTTCCCCCCTTGCGCGGGCCGAGGACGGGCTTGCCCGGCTCGACGAACGGATAGACCGCAGCAGCCGGGGCGAGGGCTTCCTGCTGCGCCGCGACTTCGCCGATGCCGTCGCCGCGTGCTGGCTGGAAGGCGAGCTCGTCCACATGGAGGATCTGGTCCTGCATGACGGGCGGCTCGATGTGCGCAGCCCCTCGCACGAATTGACCCGGGCCCACGCGATACTGCGCAAGCGCCGCCGGATCGCAGCCGAACCGCCGGACTGGGCAACCGCACCGGCCGGCCTCGCCCTGCTGCAGGCGCGGGAGGAGGGCACGGCCCCGCCCCTGCCGGAACGGACGGCCCCGCCCGATCCCGCCGCCATGCCCGCAGACCGCGACGACGCCCTGGCCGAGGAACTGGCCGAGATCGATGCGGTGCTGGCGCGCACCAACCGGCTCCTGGCGGCCAGGGACGGGGAAGGGGACCCTGCCATGCAAGCCGCCCGGTGGCCGCTGACACCCGGCCAAGCCCGGTCCGGGGCGGGGGAGGCGGCCGATTTCGCAGGCGATTTCTCGGGGCCGGGGGCGGCCTCCATCGACGCGCTCATCCGCGACGGGGACAGGGACGAGCGCGGCCTTCTGGCCGACTGGCATGCCCGGCTTTCGGCCATCGAGGGCTCCAGGCTGCCGCCGGTGCTGATGGCTTTTCACGCATGGGAGGCGTGGCAGGCGCTGCAGCCGCTGGAGCGGCAGTCCTGGCTTGGAAACCTCCTGGTCGCCGCCTTCCTGCGCAAGAGCGGCAAGACCCGGCATCTGTTCAGCCTCGCCGCGGCCTTGCGCGAGATCCCCCGCGAGCAACGCATGTCGCGCAAGGCGCCGGCCCGCTGCCATGCCTTCTTCGATGCGCTATCGGCCGGCGCGCTGGCCGGCCTGAGGGAGATCGACCGGTTGGAACTCGCCGCCGCCCAATTCGAACGCCGGCTAAGGGGCCGGCGCAAAAGCTCCCGCCTTCCGCGGCTCGTCGAGCTCATCCTGTCGCGGCCGATCGTTTCGGCCGGCATGATCGCCGACGAGCTGAAGATCACCCAGAGAGCGGCGCTCAACCTGATCGGCGAGCTCGGCCCCCGCGAAATCACCGGCCGCGGCCGCTACCGCGCCTGGGCCGTGCTTTAG
- the repB gene encoding plasmid partitioning protein RepB, with protein sequence MSKRKDHLKALFGGGPLPGEAPSPAPSGRAPSTPPAPSPPAPETRSQPARQSGRSASGAVKAMGLTLNSMTRELDEARAIKESLTRGERVVEIDPELIDPSLVRDRLSHEDKGDEAFQGLVDSMRENGQQVPVLLRPHPKADGRYQVAYGHRRVRAAARLGQPVKAIVRTLTDDELVLAQGKENTERRNLSFIERAFFAHALIAHGFERGIVQRALSIHKAEMTRLLAVAGAVPADIARAIGPAPKAGRPRWLALAEFLKREAAVVMAQEEIRSGRFADAGSDERFRLLFDRLARRAPGRKPPKSQPRAIEDGNGRVVARLTPGEKPQLEFDEKNHPGLADYVARHLPELARRLAEEGAGE encoded by the coding sequence ATGAGCAAACGCAAGGACCATCTCAAAGCCCTGTTCGGCGGCGGCCCGCTTCCCGGCGAAGCGCCCTCCCCGGCCCCGTCCGGCAGAGCTCCATCGACACCGCCGGCCCCCTCGCCACCCGCACCCGAAACCAGGAGCCAGCCGGCCCGGCAAAGCGGGCGCAGCGCCTCGGGCGCGGTCAAGGCCATGGGGCTTACGCTCAATTCCATGACGCGCGAGCTCGATGAGGCGCGCGCCATCAAGGAGAGCCTGACCAGGGGCGAGCGCGTGGTCGAGATCGACCCGGAACTGATCGATCCCTCTCTCGTGCGCGACCGGCTGAGCCACGAGGACAAGGGGGACGAAGCCTTTCAGGGGCTGGTCGACAGCATGCGTGAGAACGGCCAGCAGGTTCCCGTCCTCCTGCGCCCTCACCCGAAGGCCGACGGCCGCTACCAGGTCGCCTACGGCCATCGCCGCGTGCGCGCTGCCGCACGCCTGGGCCAGCCGGTCAAGGCCATCGTCCGCACGCTCACCGATGACGAGCTGGTGCTCGCCCAGGGCAAGGAAAATACCGAGCGGCGCAATCTCTCCTTCATCGAGCGCGCCTTTTTCGCCCATGCGCTGATCGCCCACGGCTTCGAGCGCGGCATCGTCCAGCGGGCACTGTCGATCCACAAGGCCGAGATGACGCGGCTTCTGGCCGTGGCCGGCGCCGTGCCCGCCGACATCGCCCGCGCCATCGGCCCTGCGCCCAAGGCCGGACGGCCGCGCTGGCTGGCACTGGCGGAGTTTCTCAAGCGCGAGGCCGCCGTGGTGATGGCGCAGGAAGAAATCCGCTCCGGCCGCTTTGCCGATGCGGGTTCGGACGAGCGCTTCCGCCTGCTTTTCGACCGGCTGGCCAGGCGCGCGCCCGGCCGCAAGCCGCCGAAGTCGCAGCCGCGCGCCATCGAGGACGGCAATGGCCGTGTCGTGGCGCGCCTTACGCCCGGCGAAAAGCCGCAGCTTGAATTCGACGAGAAGAACCATCCGGGGCTCGCCGACTATGTGGCGCGGCACCTGCCCGAGCTTGCCCGGCGCCTCGCCGAGGAGGGCGCGGGCGAATGA